A single Desulfovibrio sp. JC010 DNA region contains:
- a CDS encoding TcpQ domain-containing protein — MRKLIPLLLLLMTLIAASGCSVKQAGSQIEAEIMSQQTTMYQEQEIEPLVEEAALKVAGHYPPGRTVLHLNVPDNDFGWKFDASIRAQGFQFSPASTDPNVLDMDMVFDGIGNSTLYYLHVKASDGWSFGQVYNLTHEGFEKAGLLTQTPAYFEFVGNDSKQVESPLDEDWNIVPGGLRDQLKRWAGRAEYTLVWKAPHDFQMQAGTTFRDTFPRAVKRLFSRMHASGNSLRVTIYQANKVVEVCED, encoded by the coding sequence ATGAGAAAATTAATCCCCTTACTTCTGCTGTTGATGACACTCATCGCCGCCAGCGGCTGCTCCGTAAAACAGGCGGGCAGCCAGATTGAAGCTGAAATAATGAGCCAGCAGACAACCATGTACCAAGAGCAGGAAATTGAGCCGCTGGTGGAAGAAGCCGCGCTCAAGGTTGCCGGACATTACCCTCCGGGCCGGACCGTCCTGCACCTGAATGTTCCTGACAATGACTTCGGCTGGAAGTTTGATGCCAGCATCCGCGCACAGGGCTTTCAATTCAGCCCCGCATCCACAGACCCCAACGTGCTGGATATGGACATGGTCTTTGATGGAATCGGCAACAGCACTCTCTATTACCTGCATGTCAAAGCTTCGGACGGCTGGTCTTTCGGACAGGTCTATAACCTTACCCATGAAGGATTTGAAAAAGCCGGTCTGCTGACTCAGACCCCTGCCTATTTTGAGTTCGTGGGCAATGACTCCAAGCAGGTTGAATCCCCACTGGACGAAGACTGGAACATTGTTCCCGGCGGCCTGCGGGATCAACTCAAACGCTGGGCCGGTCGCGCTGAATACACACTGGTCTGGAAAGCTCCCCATGATTTCCAAATGCAGGCCGGGACCACTTTCCGGGACACCTTCCCCAGAGCCGTCAAACGGCTCTTTTCCAGAATGCATGCCAGCGGAAATTCACTGCGCGTAACCATCTATCAGGCCAACAAGGTCGTTGAAGTCTGCGAGGATTAA